CACCGGGCGCGGGGAACGGCCTCTGTCCCCGGTTCATCTAAAGCCAAGTGACGCGGGGGGTGGTGACATCGCCTTGTCCTGGATCCGCCGAACCCGCATTGGCGGGGACGGATGGGAACAGGCGGATGTGCCGCTTGGTGAAGATCTTGAGGCTTATGAAATCGAAATCTGGAAAGACGGAAGCTTGAAGCGAACGCTTCAGTCGACCAGCCAGTCTGTCACCTATACGGCCGCCCAACAGGCGGCCGATTTTGGGTCTTCAGGACAGTCATTTGAATTCCGCGTTTTCCAGATGTCCGCAACCTATGGCCGGGGCGCGGCCGGAAAGGGAAGCTATCAGGTATAGGCGTCGCTGCTTTTCCGTAAGGCTGGGATGAATTCTTCAATCGGTATGCATCGTGCCTCATCGAGTGGATTATCTTTGAGCCAAGTTTTTACAGCCGCTTTCATGTGCATCGACCCCTCGGATGTTAGGTGCTGGCTGTCGGTCTTCCAGCATAGTGTGATGCTGTTGTTCTCGTCGATATTCCGAATAGGGGGACCTGGTGGTACGGTGAATACTCCATCGTATCGAACTCCGTCACGCGGTCCGACATGGAAGCAAATGTGATCAGCATCTGGTTCGATCTCATCCCAATTCTCGAAGCAATCCAGCTCCAGTCCGGCGGAGTGGTTCTTGTTTTCATGCTCCAGGGCATTTTGTGCTGCTGCGCTGACTTCGCCTTCGCCGTATAGCGTTACAAACAATCGAGTAGCCGAAAAGTCTTCAGGATGATGGAGGATCCGGCGAACCAGATCTCCCTCGATTTTTTTATCTCGAAAACCTGAGCGGCGGCGGCTTGACCATACCTTGTAGGCTTTCTGCAAATCCTCTGTAGTGATCTCCCGGCTTTCTTCATCTTGCCAAAGATTGTCAAACCAATCGGCCAGTTCGGCACAGATGTTCCGTGAACCGGTTACGATATTGGTCTCTATCCACCCGTCACAGCTTGCCCCTTGAAGAGAAAGTCCATTTGCTGAGGCGTTTGATGATCCAACAATTGCCGTTCTGGCGCCAAGGTAAACCTTGGAGTGCAAGGTGTCGCAATGCCGGACATCATGAAACTGCATAAGTTTCTCGATCTCTTTCGGGTTTGTTCCTCCCATCGCGAGATTGCAGACAATCCGGCCTTTGGGTGACTTGTCGAGGCCAAGTCCTTCTGTTGCTCCTTCTCCCCAGAACGCAACAGCAATATTCGGCGCATGGTTCTCGAAGAGGCGGCGTACGCGGTCTTTCAACTCATGGCCATTAACGATTTTCGTTTCCGTATTGTCCGACAAATTTACTCTCTCCAATGCCTGTTCAATCAATGAATCAATCTCAAAATTTCTAACGGAGGATCCGCAAAAATGACAACCCCAAATCTGAAGCTGCCGGAAATTGCCGCCAGTCAAAGCCAGAAGCACATCACGCACAATGAGGCCTTGGGCATCCTTGACGCAGTGGTCAACCTGTCCGTCCTCTCGCAATCGGTCACCAGCGATCCGGCAGGCCCAGATGATGGCGCCCGGTATCTGGTCCCGGCAGGCGCTAACGGCGCCTTTGCCGGGCATGACGGCAAGATTGCGTCTTACCGTGAGGACGTTTGGACGTTTTACGATGCAGCGGCCGGGTGGCGGGCCTTTGTGGCAGATGAGGGCGGTTTTGCGGTCTATGACGGGACCAATTGGAGCGGGCCGGACCCGTCCCTGATTTCCGTCACCCCAAACGGCGCGGAAAGCCGGATTGTGACCGTGGAAGAGGAACTGACCTTAAGCGGTGCCAGTGTCTCCAGCACGGTTCAAATCCCGAACCGGGCCATCGTCTTTGGCGTGTCGACCCTGACGACGGAAGACGTGACCGGTGTCTGGCAATATCACTGCGGCATTTCCGGGCAGCCTGAGAAATTCGGCGGGTATCTCGGGATCGCGGCCGGATCCAACAATGCCGGGGTGATCGGGCCAGAGGCCTTTTATGCCGATACACCGGTGGTGATCACGGCGCATGGCGACACGGAAGCCTTTACCGGGGGCAAGGTCCGGATAGCGCTGCATTACTTCCTGCCGGTGGTGCCGCAAAGCTGATGCCGATCAGGTGCGTTGACTAAGACAATTCCATGCACTTTCCGACATAGAATGTTGTGATAGTTCCGTCAAACATGTGGGTTTGGCGGCTGTATGTGGCCGGCCTGGCGGTGCCAAAGTTTCCCGGTGCAGTAAGCTTATTGGCGCGATCAACAGATAAGACATGGGCAGATCCACCGCCCGTGATTTCCACGAAATTGAAGCCAGCACCGGTTTCAAAGGCGTAGATGTTCGCGCTACCGACATTTGCTACTAGGCGCGCGGTTTTGCTGTCTGCGTCGATATCAATGATGGAAAACGACATGGTGTCAGAGCCGTTTTTCATCTCAACAACGTCGTTTTGTGAATTCACCACGAGCTGATTTTCAAGTTCGCAACGATACTCAAGTGCATTGGCACTACATGCAGCAAATGCCGCAATCAATCCGGTAATCATCAAAATTGCATGGTTGTTTATCGCCACGAGATTGGACCCTCAGTTCTTCAAATCACAACAATCTAAAGATGAATTTCCCGCGCCGTCAATTTTTAAGATTGACGGATTTCGACCGCCACAAGGCGGTTTTTTTGTGCCTGAAGGAAAGGGGGCAGATCATGCAGATGAGTGAAAAAGGACTGGCGTTTTTGGCCGGTCATGAGGGGTATGTGAGCCGGGCGTACATCGACCCGGTCGGCGTGGTGACGATCGGGTATGGGTTCACCATGCGCGGCCGGGTTTTTGCCGCCTGGTGGCGGACCCGCCATGGCCGCAAGCTGAGGCTGGGGGACACGATCAGCCGGCGGGACGCGGACCACATCATGACGCGGATGCTCGACGATGAGTATGAGATCCCGGTGGAGCGGACCTTTGAAACCCTACCGCAACACCAGTTCGATGCCTGCGTGTCGGTCGTCTACAATCTGGGCGCCCGGGCGCTGAGCTGGAAATGGGCCAAGGCCTTGAAGCGGGGCGATGTCAAAGAGGCTGCAAGACTGTTGCGGCGGACCGGAACAACCGCCGGCGGGCATCGTCTGAACGGATTGGTGCGCCGGCGTCGGCAAGAGGCGGACCTTTTGGAACACGGGGTCTACACCGGTGTTTTGGAAGGTCGTCCGCGTCTTGCCCGGCCGGTGCCGCCATCCGCACCGGATCCCGTTGTCCGGGAGGCGCAGGAAGCGCTGACCCGCTTTGGATTTGATCCGGGCGTGATTGACGGCTGGATGGGACATCGGACAAAGGCGGCTGTGCTGGCCTATCAGCGCCAGCATCCGGACCTTGTGAATGACGGCATTATCGGTCCGGCCACGCTGGTGCAGCTCCGAAAGGATGCGCTTGTCATCAAGGACAGCCAGATCGGCGGGGCGCTGGTCACGGCTGTGACCGGTGGCGGCCTGTTCGGTGTGCCGTGGACCTGGATCCTGGGCGTCGCCTTCGGGCTCGGGCTGATCCTTATCGTGTACCTTGTCTGGCGTTATGGCGATGTTCTGACCCGGCGGCTGCAAGGCAGCGCGGCAAAAAGGGAAGCTGCGCCATGATTGCCGTGTTCAAGTTTTTCGCGCTTACCAAAACCGGCCGCCTGTGTGCGGCCGTTTTGGTTGGTGCTGTGTTCATTGCGTCCGTTTATGCGCTTGGGGGAAACCACGCGCGGTTAAAGGACAGGGCCAAGGATCTGGAAACGGCCCTGGAACTCGAACAGGGAAGGGCGCGCGACGATGCCTATTTGCAGAACTTGGAAGACGATCACTTGTGTCTTGAGTATTTCCGCAATATTGGCCGGGTGCAAGACCTTGACGACTGCCGGGCCTTGCGCGGGGTTCACAGCGAATAGCTTGAGCCCGGCCGGGTTTGCAGCCCTTGTCAGGATCGATCGCGGCGGGGCGGAGCGCGTCGCTGGCAATGACCGCAACGGCAAACGGCGGGGGTGCTGGTGATGCCGAGTGACTTACAGGCTGCGATCACCTGGGAACAGTTGCTGGCCTTGTGCGTGATCGGCGGGGCGCTTGGCGGGGCGTGGTGGTTCCTGTTTGCCGCGATCTTAGGGGTCCGGCGGGATCTGAATGAATTCCGCTTGAAGGTGGCAGAGGAATACGCCAGCCGGGAACACTTGCGGGAAGTCGAATTGCGGCTTGTGGATGCGATCAACAAACTGTCGGCGGATCTTGAGACATTGCCCGAAAGGTTGGCCAGCGTGCTGGCCTCCGTTCGCCATTGATTGGGATCAGGCCGCAGCGGGATGAGGTGGGCGACGTGATAAAGTCAGAATCAGCCATTTAATCCGATGTGAGATAGGTCCTGCCCGCCACTTTATCTCTGACGGGGGTGGTTTCTTTGCCGGGTCTATTGTTGAAAAACGCGCCCTAATAAACCTTCTTCGCCAGCTAACTTTGCCGGGAGTGCACATGGTTAACAGTTCGTTAACCATGTGCCGCATCTAGTGATCTTATTAGCTGAACTGGTGGGGCAGATTTATGCAATTTATAAAGTTATCCAATTCATTTCCTGCAATTTCACGACTTGCGCTTTTCGGCACAACAGCCCTCAGTACGCTGATTTTGTTTAGTCCGTTTTCCGAAGCGGATGATGGTTTATCTTGCGGGTCTGTCGAATACGTAACGCTTTGGCCGCCGGTCTGTGCCACCACCCAAGATAGTACAAATATTGTTAGTGTAGCTCCGGACGGTCCGCACGGCGGCAATGCATCCACATTTGATCGGTCTAGCCG
This window of the Roseibium alexandrii DFL-11 genome carries:
- a CDS encoding DUF2793 domain-containing protein; the protein is MTTPNLKLPEIAASQSQKHITHNEALGILDAVVNLSVLSQSVTSDPAGPDDGARYLVPAGANGAFAGHDGKIASYREDVWTFYDAAAGWRAFVADEGGFAVYDGTNWSGPDPSLISVTPNGAESRIVTVEEELTLSGASVSSTVQIPNRAIVFGVSTLTTEDVTGVWQYHCGISGQPEKFGGYLGIAAGSNNAGVIGPEAFYADTPVVITAHGDTEAFTGGKVRIALHYFLPVVPQS
- a CDS encoding phospholipase D family protein yields the protein MIEQALERVNLSDNTETKIVNGHELKDRVRRLFENHAPNIAVAFWGEGATEGLGLDKSPKGRIVCNLAMGGTNPKEIEKLMQFHDVRHCDTLHSKVYLGARTAIVGSSNASANGLSLQGASCDGWIETNIVTGSRNICAELADWFDNLWQDEESREITTEDLQKAYKVWSSRRRSGFRDKKIEGDLVRRILHHPEDFSATRLFVTLYGEGEVSAAAQNALEHENKNHSAGLELDCFENWDEIEPDADHICFHVGPRDGVRYDGVFTVPPGPPIRNIDENNSITLCWKTDSQHLTSEGSMHMKAAVKTWLKDNPLDEARCIPIEEFIPALRKSSDAYT
- a CDS encoding glycoside hydrolase family protein; the encoded protein is MQMSEKGLAFLAGHEGYVSRAYIDPVGVVTIGYGFTMRGRVFAAWWRTRHGRKLRLGDTISRRDADHIMTRMLDDEYEIPVERTFETLPQHQFDACVSVVYNLGARALSWKWAKALKRGDVKEAARLLRRTGTTAGGHRLNGLVRRRRQEADLLEHGVYTGVLEGRPRLARPVPPSAPDPVVREAQEALTRFGFDPGVIDGWMGHRTKAAVLAYQRQHPDLVNDGIIGPATLVQLRKDALVIKDSQIGGALVTAVTGGGLFGVPWTWILGVAFGLGLILIVYLVWRYGDVLTRRLQGSAAKREAAP